In Tamandua tetradactyla isolate mTamTet1 chromosome 7, mTamTet1.pri, whole genome shotgun sequence, the following are encoded in one genomic region:
- the LOC143691073 gene encoding cytochrome P450 2D17-like isoform X2, whose product MDSEAAMGLLTGEVLAPLAVAVAIFLLLVDLMHRRIRWAPRYPPSPLPLPGLGNLLQVDFQDMMYSFRKLRRRFGDVFSLQLAWMPVVVLNGLPAVREALLERGEDTADRPPAPINEYLGYGPRAQGVVLARYGPAWREQRRFSLSTLRNFGLGRKSLEQWVTEEAANLCAAFADHASRPFSPNDLLNQAVCNVIASLTHGRRFEYSDPTFRKLLGLVEAFLKEQGFTQAVLNAASVLLRIPGVASKAFPAQKAFMDLLDELLTEHREAWDPAQPPHDLIEAFLSEMEKSKGNPESSFTDANLRLVVGDLFIAGVVTTSITLAWALLLMILHPDVQSRVHKEIDEVIGQGRRPEMADQGRMPFTTAVIHEVQRFGDIIPLGVPHMTSRDTEIQGFRIPKGMMLILNLSSVLKDETAWEKPFRFHPGHFLDAQGRFVKPEAFMPFSAGRRACLGEPLARMELFLFFTCLLQRFSFSVPTGQPRPSDHGLSAFFVTPSPYQLCALPR is encoded by the exons ATGGACAGTGAGGCAGCCATGGGGCTGCTGACCGGGGAGGTGCTGGCACCCCTGGCCGTGGCCGTGGCCATCTTCCTGCTCCTGGTGGACCTGATGCACCGGCGCATACGCTGGGCCCCACGCTACCCACCAAGCCCCCTGCCACTGCCTGGACTGGGCAACCTCCTGCAGGTGGACTTCCAGGACATGATGTACAGCTTCAGGAAG CTGCGGCGCCGCTTCGGGGACGTGTTCAGCCTGCAGCTGGCCTGGATGCCCGTGGTTGTGCTCAACGGGTTGCCGGCCGTGCGGGAGGCGCTGCTAGAACGCGGCGAGGACACCGCAGACCGCCCGCCGGCTCCCATCAACGAGTACTTAGGCTACGGGCCCCGGGCGCAAG GTGTGGTCCTCGCGCGCTACGGACCCGCGTGGCGAGAGCAGCGGCGCTTCTCCTTGTCCACCCTGCGCAACTTCGGCCTCGGCAGGAAGTCGCTGGAACAGTGGGTGACCGAGGAGGCCGCCAACCTGTGCGCCGCCTTTGCAGACCATGCAA GCCGCCCCTTCAGCCCCAACGACCTCCTGAACCAAGCGGTGTGCAACGTGATCGCCTCGCTCACCCACGGGCGCCGCTTCGAGTACAGCGACCCGACCTTCCGCAAGCTCCTGGGGCTGGTGGAGGCCTTTCTGAAGGAGCAGGGTTTCACCCAAGCG GTGCTGAATGCAGCCTCGGTGCTTCTGCGCATCCCCGGGGTCGCCAGCAAAGCCTTCCCGGCACAGAAGGCCTTCATGGACCTGCTGGATGAGCTGCTCACTGAGCACAGGGAGGCCTGGGACCCGGCCCAGCCACCTCACGACCTGATCGAGGCCTTCCTGAGTGAAATGGAGAAG TCCAAGGGGAACCCCGAGAGCAGCTTCACTGACGCCAACCTGCGCCTGGTGGTGGGCGACCTGTTCATAGCCGGGGTTGTGACCACCTCCATTACGCTGGCCTGGGCCCTCCTGCTCATGATCCTGCACCCGGATGTGCAGA GCCGTGTCCACAAGGAGATCGATGAGGTGATAGGGCAGGGGCGGCGGCCAGAGATGGCGGATCAGGGGCGCATGCCCTTCACCACAGCTGTGATCCATGAGGTGCAGCGCTTCGGGGACATCATCCCCCTGGGCGTGCCACATATGACATCCCGCGACACTGAGATCCAGGGCTTCCGCATCCCTAAG GGGATGATGCTCATCCTCAACCTGTCATCAGTGCTGAAAGACGAGACTGCCTGGGAGAAGCCTTTCCGCTTCCACCCGGGACACTTCCTGGACGCCCAGGGCCGCTTCGTGAAGCCGGAGGCCTTCATGCCTTTCTCAGCAG GCCGCCGCGCATGCCTTGGGGAACCCCTGGCCCGCATGGAGCTCTTCCTCTTCTTCACCTGCCTCCTGCAGCGCTTTAGCTTCTCGGTGCCCACTGGGCAGCCCCGGCCCAGCGACCACGGCCTCTCTGCCTTCTTTGTGACTCCGTCCCCCTACCAGCTCTGTGCCTTACCCCGTTAG
- the LOC143691073 gene encoding cytochrome P450 2D17-like isoform X1: MDSEAAMGLLTGEVLAPLAVAVAIFLLLVDLMHRRIRWAPRYPPSPLPLPGLGNLLQVDFQDMMYSFRKLRRRFGDVFSLQLAWMPVVVLNGLPAVREALLERGEDTADRPPAPINEYLGYGPRAQGVVLARYGPAWREQRRFSLSTLRNFGLGRKSLEQWVTEEAANLCAAFADHASKRGDGVRARGTRGDRPSPVPLPTQGRPFSPNDLLNQAVCNVIASLTHGRRFEYSDPTFRKLLGLVEAFLKEQGFTQAVLNAASVLLRIPGVASKAFPAQKAFMDLLDELLTEHREAWDPAQPPHDLIEAFLSEMEKSKGNPESSFTDANLRLVVGDLFIAGVVTTSITLAWALLLMILHPDVQSRVHKEIDEVIGQGRRPEMADQGRMPFTTAVIHEVQRFGDIIPLGVPHMTSRDTEIQGFRIPKGMMLILNLSSVLKDETAWEKPFRFHPGHFLDAQGRFVKPEAFMPFSAGRRACLGEPLARMELFLFFTCLLQRFSFSVPTGQPRPSDHGLSAFFVTPSPYQLCALPR; this comes from the exons ATGGACAGTGAGGCAGCCATGGGGCTGCTGACCGGGGAGGTGCTGGCACCCCTGGCCGTGGCCGTGGCCATCTTCCTGCTCCTGGTGGACCTGATGCACCGGCGCATACGCTGGGCCCCACGCTACCCACCAAGCCCCCTGCCACTGCCTGGACTGGGCAACCTCCTGCAGGTGGACTTCCAGGACATGATGTACAGCTTCAGGAAG CTGCGGCGCCGCTTCGGGGACGTGTTCAGCCTGCAGCTGGCCTGGATGCCCGTGGTTGTGCTCAACGGGTTGCCGGCCGTGCGGGAGGCGCTGCTAGAACGCGGCGAGGACACCGCAGACCGCCCGCCGGCTCCCATCAACGAGTACTTAGGCTACGGGCCCCGGGCGCAAG GTGTGGTCCTCGCGCGCTACGGACCCGCGTGGCGAGAGCAGCGGCGCTTCTCCTTGTCCACCCTGCGCAACTTCGGCCTCGGCAGGAAGTCGCTGGAACAGTGGGTGACCGAGGAGGCCGCCAACCTGTGCGCCGCCTTTGCAGACCATGCAAGTAAGCGCGGGGACGGGGTGAGGGCGCGGGGCACGAGGGGCGACCGTCCCTCACCCGTTCCTCTCCCCACCCAAGGCCGCCCCTTCAGCCCCAACGACCTCCTGAACCAAGCGGTGTGCAACGTGATCGCCTCGCTCACCCACGGGCGCCGCTTCGAGTACAGCGACCCGACCTTCCGCAAGCTCCTGGGGCTGGTGGAGGCCTTTCTGAAGGAGCAGGGTTTCACCCAAGCG GTGCTGAATGCAGCCTCGGTGCTTCTGCGCATCCCCGGGGTCGCCAGCAAAGCCTTCCCGGCACAGAAGGCCTTCATGGACCTGCTGGATGAGCTGCTCACTGAGCACAGGGAGGCCTGGGACCCGGCCCAGCCACCTCACGACCTGATCGAGGCCTTCCTGAGTGAAATGGAGAAG TCCAAGGGGAACCCCGAGAGCAGCTTCACTGACGCCAACCTGCGCCTGGTGGTGGGCGACCTGTTCATAGCCGGGGTTGTGACCACCTCCATTACGCTGGCCTGGGCCCTCCTGCTCATGATCCTGCACCCGGATGTGCAGA GCCGTGTCCACAAGGAGATCGATGAGGTGATAGGGCAGGGGCGGCGGCCAGAGATGGCGGATCAGGGGCGCATGCCCTTCACCACAGCTGTGATCCATGAGGTGCAGCGCTTCGGGGACATCATCCCCCTGGGCGTGCCACATATGACATCCCGCGACACTGAGATCCAGGGCTTCCGCATCCCTAAG GGGATGATGCTCATCCTCAACCTGTCATCAGTGCTGAAAGACGAGACTGCCTGGGAGAAGCCTTTCCGCTTCCACCCGGGACACTTCCTGGACGCCCAGGGCCGCTTCGTGAAGCCGGAGGCCTTCATGCCTTTCTCAGCAG GCCGCCGCGCATGCCTTGGGGAACCCCTGGCCCGCATGGAGCTCTTCCTCTTCTTCACCTGCCTCCTGCAGCGCTTTAGCTTCTCGGTGCCCACTGGGCAGCCCCGGCCCAGCGACCACGGCCTCTCTGCCTTCTTTGTGACTCCGTCCCCCTACCAGCTCTGTGCCTTACCCCGTTAG